ACTATGTATATGCGCTTATTGTTTTCTTACTAGACCAAGCTGCGAAATGGATGATTGTTAAACATATTCCGCTTCACGAGGAACGCTCCGTCATCGGTCAGTTTTTTGTCATTACTTCACACAGAAACCGCGGAGCGGCATTCGGTATCCTGCAAAATCAAAGATGGTTCTTTATTCTGATTACCTTGATCGTGGTAGTTGGGATTCTGTGGTACATCCGCCGCACGATTCGCGAAGGCAAGGTAATGCTGTCATTTGCGCTTAGCCTGCTGTTAGGCGGAGCTTTGGGTAACTTCCTGGACCGCGCTTTGTTTGGTGAGGTTGTGGATTTCTTGCAGTTTACTTTTGACTTTACCTTGTTTGGAAAAGCCATTTACTATATCTATCCAATCTTTAATATAGCGGATTCAGCCATTGTAATCGGTGTTATCCTTATATTCCTTGATTCTTTACTGGCTTGGAGAAAAGAGAAAAAAGGAGCAGAACATGAGCAAAAACCTGATCTCGAATGAGTCCCTGGCCTCGGAACCGGCCGAATGGGTGGTCTCGGCTGAATTCGATCACGAGCGTATCGACAAGTTTATTACTGAATCATTGGAGGAAGAAGTTTCTCGTACTCAAGTACAGCAATGGGTCAAGGATGGACATGCTACGGTCAACGGTAGAACGGTTAAAGCGAACTACAAGCTTGCTGAAGGGGACCATATTATCTTAACCATTCCGGAGCCAAAGGCTGTCGAATTGACGGGTGAGCCCATTCCTCTAGAAGTTGTTTACGAAGACTCGGATGTCATCGTCATTAACAAGCCGAGAGGTCTTGTTGTACACCCGGCACCGGGACACTATTCAGGGACATTGGTCAATGCGCTCCTGTACCACTGCAAGGATTTGTCAGGCATTAATGGTGAGCTGCGTCCCGGTATTGTGCATCGTATTGACAAGGATACCTCGGGACTTATTATGGCTGCCAAGAATGATAAAGCTCACGCTTCTTTGGCGGAGCAATTGAAGGATCACACGGTAAATCGTAAATATCTAGCTCTGGTGCATGGGAATATTGAGCATGAGCATGGAACGATTGATGCTCCGATTGGTCGGGATTCTCATGATCGGAAGATGTACACGGTGACAGACAAAAACAGCAAGCACGCGGTAACTCATTTTGTCGTTTTAGAACGGTTCGGTGACTTCACTTTAGTTGAACTGAAGCTGGAGACAGGAAGGACCCATCAGATTCGCGTACATATGAAATTTATTGGTCAACCGCTTGTCGGGGATCCTATGTATGGAAAAAGCAAAGGCATGCTCATGGAGGGACAAGCGCTTCACGCGGCAGTGCTCGGCTTTATTCATCCTCGTACAGGGGAACAGCTTCAATTTGAAGCGCCTCTGCCTGAAGATATGAATTCACTGCTGCTTTCATTGAGAACGACATAGGGTATTGTCTTGGCAAGGAGCTAAAAGAGGTGGAGAAACAACGATGGAGCATTTAATAAACCCTGAGGTCAGGGATATTCAAATATCGGGCATTCGTAAAATTTCCAATCTAGTCAGTACGATCCCTGGAGCCTTGACACTGACCATTGGTCAGCCGGATTTCCCGACACCGAGGCACATTATTGAAGCGGGTCAAAGAGCATTAGATGAAAATAAGACGGTGTATACCGCCAATCCCGGAATCATCGAATTGAGACAGGCTGCTTCCGCATTCGTAGGCCGTAAATATGGACAGCGTTATAGCGCGGCAGACGAAATTCTTGTCACTGTCGGAGCTAGTGAAGCTGTCGATATTACGCTCAGGACGATTCTGACGCCTGGAGCTGAGGTGATTCTTCCGGCGCCAATCTATCCCGGCTATGAACCTCTGATTCGACTTGCCGGTGGGATACCTGTCTATGTCGATACGCGCAGCAATAATCTGAAGCTTACCGCAGAACTGCTTGAACCGCATATAACGCCTAAAACACGCTGCGTCATACTGTGCTACCCCTCCAATCCAACGGGGCAAGTTCTTTCTGATCAAGAGCTTGCGGATCTGGCAGCGTTGCTGGAAAACAAAGATATCTTCGTATTATCCGATGAGATTTACAGCGAGCTGGTCTATGGACAAAAGCATCATTCCATTGCTACAATTCGCAGCATGCGAGAAAAGACCATTGTCATAAACGGATTATCCAAGTCCCACGCAATGACAGGCTGGAGAATCGGGTTTACTTTTGCTCCAGCAGCCATTACACAGCATATGGTGAAGGTTCACCAATATAACGTGTCCTGTGCGAGTTCTGTCAGCCAGTACGCTGCGTTGGAGGCTCTAACGAATGGGTTTGATGATGCGCTACCTATGCGTGAGGCCTATGTGGCTCGCAGAGATTATGTGTATGATCGTCTGACTCAAATGGGCTTTGAACTGGATAAACCGGACGGCGCCTTTTACTTATTTCCTTCCATCACCCGATTCGGCCTACCTTCTGAACAGTTTGCAATGAGGCTGCTTCAAGAAGAGCATGTTGCTGTTGTTCCAGGCGATGCATTTACGACATTCGGCGAAGGATACATCCGCATTTCTTATGCCTATTCACATGAAGTTTTGGAGCAATCGCTGGACAGGTTGGAACGGTTTGTTAATAAGCTTATATAGAACCATGGATAACAAAGAACCTCCGAATGCGTTGAAAGCAGGAACGCGATTCGGAGGTTCTTTGTTAGGTTTTATTGACCGGATTTGTAACGAAGATAAGCCGCTACTGTATCGATGGCAAGATCAATTGCCTGTTCGTCCGGTTGTAATTTGGCATGGTGGAGGCCGTACGGCGTTTCAACGCCGAGCCAGAACATGAATCCGGGGATTTGCTCCAGGAAGTACCCGAAGTCTTCACCGGTCATAGCTTCTGTGCATTCTATCAATCTCATGGATTCGCTGCCGCGCAGCCAATCCATGAATTCAAGTGTCAATGCAGGATCATTGTATACCTGTCGGTAATTGGAGCCGTAATCGATGGATACCTGACAGTCGAATGATTGCTCGATCCCCGCAGCGACGGACTCGATGCGCTTCTTGACCTTCGCCATGGAATCTGCGGAAAGCGTACGTATCGTTCCTTCCAGGCGTGCCTTTTCTGCGATAATGTTTTGTTTCGTCCCAGCTTCCATGCGGCCGATTGTAATCACCGCGGAATCTAGCGGATTCACATTTCGCGCAACGATCGTATGCAACTGACCGACCATTTGCGATCCGACTACAATCATATCATTGGCTAGATGAGGATAGGCGGCGTGTCCACCTTTTCCTAGCAGGTCAATGAATAGCTCGGAAGTGTTAGCAAACAGGATTTCTGGTTTTGTTGCAATTGTACCCACCGGATATTCCGGAGCGATATGCAGCGCAACGATCTGATCCGGCTTCCAGTCTTGGAGTTCCTCGGCTGCGAGCATGGGAAGAGCACCTCCAGGACCCTCTTCCGCCGGTTGGAAGATGACAATCAAGTCATCTTCCATGGGTTCATGGGCAAAGTTCGCCGCGATGCCCATACCGATAGACATGTGCAGATCATGCCCGCATGCATGCATATACCCCGGATGCAGGGAAGGGAATGGCAGAGACGTCTCTTCCGGAATCGGCAATCCGTCCATGTCGGCGCGGTAACCGAAGCGCCGCTTCGGATTCGTTCCGGCAATATGGACGAGTATGCCTGTACGCCAAGTGCGAATCGTCATTCGATCCTGCGGAAGCTTGTCCAGGTAATCAAGAAGCAATTGCTGCGTTTTGAATTCCTGAAAGCCGGGCTCGGGAATTTGATGCAGCTGACGTCGCAGCTCTACGAAAGGGCTTGCCATGGGTTTTCCCTCCAAAGTTAATTACAGAGTGCGAAGATCCTGGAGAATTTCTGTTTTTGATTTGGTTTTGTCGTCCACTTTCTTAATCACTCGTGCAGGAGCTCCGGCAACGACTGTGTATTCTTCAACGTCCTGAGTAACAACAGCGCCAGCTGCGACAACGGAGCCTTTACCGATGCGCACACCTTCCAGGATAACTGCGTTTGCGCCTATAAGAACGTCATCTTCAATCACGCACGGTTGAGCTGAAGGAGGCTCGATAACGCCTGCTACAACAGCGCCTGCTCCGATGTGACACATTTTACCTACTTGCGCGCGGCCGCCAAGTACGGCGTTCATATCGATCATCGTTCCGTCGCCTACAGATGCGCCGATATTGATCAAAGCGCCCATCATAATGACAGCATTGTTACCGATATGTACTTTATCGCGAATGACTGCGCCTGGCTCAATGCGGGCGTTGATGCCTTTCAAATCGAGCATAGGAATGGCCGAATTGCGTCGGTCCGCTTCCACCACATAATCTTCGATCAAAGCTTTGTTTGCTTCCAAAACTGGGCTGATTACGCTCCACTCTCCGAATACGACGCCGCTTCCTCCGGAAATAAAGGCTTGGCTGCCTTCACCGAAATTAACGTCTTCAAGGTTCCCTTTTACATATACTTTCACAGGAGTCTTCTTTGTGCTTTCTTTAATAAATTGAATAATCTCTAGCGTATTCATTTCTGACATGGTTACATCTCCTTATGTAATTAGATTGACTCTCCTATATTATCAGAAAGGACGCGTTTGAGCCAATGCGTTTCGATGATTTTGTCGAAAACAAGCGAACAGAAGGGTGGCGTAATGCGGTAAAACTCGAACACCCTTCTATAAGAAAAAGCTTGAATAGGTTAATCGGCCAGTATTGAATTCCTCAGATTTGTGATGCTTTTTTGCAATGCGCGGAGACACTGCGTATTGTTGTAAACGATTTATGCTCACATAGAACGGAGCTGTAGTTGGTACGAATATCGCGAGTGAAATAGAACCAGCCGAATAGATCAAACCAAAGAGGAATCGTCACTGAGCCAGTCCAGAAACTTGCACGCTTCGATACAGATGGTGGATTCATATTCCTATTCCTATAGCTGTAAGAGTCTCGGAATGAATTGCCTTGTGATGGAGTCATGAGTACTTATCTCTCCTTTAAGGTCATGTTCGATATTCTCATTCTACACAGTAGCAAACAGAGACTCTTCGGTCTGTGGATGTAGTTCGCAAAAGACCCGCGAATGAAAAAACAAGCAAGACTCTGAGTAGAGCCTTGCTGCTGTTTGTCGATCAAGAAGGGTCCATTGAGACCTTTTGGGCGAATTGACTATTATATAGGTCCGCGTAGAAGCCGTCTCTTTCGAGCAGCTGTTCGTGCGTTCCTTGCTCGACTACGGAACCGTGATTCATCACAAGAATGAGGTCAGCATCGCGGATGGTGGAGAGTCGATGAGCAATCACAAAGCTGGTTCGCCCATTCATCAAACTGTGCATAGCCCGTTGTATGGAAGCCTCAGTTCTCGTATCCACGCTGCTGGTTGCCTCGTCAAGGATGAGGATGGCCGGGTCGGCGAGGACAGCTCGAGCGATTGTAAGCAGCTGCTTTTGCCCGTGGGAAAGATTAGATGCTTCTTCGTTCAATATCGTATCGTAGCCATCAGGCAAGGTGCGTATAAAATGGTCCGCATAGGCCGCCTTGGCAGCGCTCACGATCTCATCCTCCGTTGCTCCATCTCGACCATAGGCGATATTGTCACGGATGGTGCCGCCAAACAGCCAGGTATCCTGTAAAACCATGCCGAACAGCCCGCGCAGCTCGCTTCTGCTCATCGTCTTGGCGTCAATTCCGTCGATGAGTATACGACCGCCGCCCAATTCATAGAATCGCATAAGCAGGTTTACGATTGTCGTTTTACCCGCGCCGGTTGGACCTACAATGGCAACAGTTTGACCTTGCTTCACATGGATGTTCATATCCTGAATGAGCGGTTCCTCAGGTTTATATGAAAATGCAACATGCTCGAACTGCACGTGACCCCGTGCTTGCTGAGAAAGCTTTCTCTGTGCCGGCTCCTGTAATTCTTCAGGTTCATCAAGCAGCTCGAAAATCCGTTCAGCAGCAGCGATGGTCGATTGAATGACGTTGGCAATGTTCGCAACTTGGGTGATCGGCATTCCGAATTGTCCGGAATATTGAATGAAGGCTTGAATATCGCCGATTTTTACAGCTCCGTGGGTTACCATAATGCCGCCGATGACACTGACAAGCACATAACCGATATTGTTGATGAAGGACATCAGAGGGAAGATTAAGCCGGAAATGAATTGAGCTTTCCATCCCGAATGATAGAGACGTTCATTGATTTCGTTAAATTGTTCGATCGATTTGCGCTCATGTCCGAAAGCTTTGACAATGGTATGTCCGGTATACATTTCTTCAATGTGACCGTTTAGCTGACCGAGTGCCTGCTGCTGTCCTTTAAAGTAATTCTGCGATCTGGAGGCAATCATTTTCGTTCCGAGGATGCTCAAAGGCAGTACAATAATAGCAGCTAGAGTCAGAAGAGGACTGATGGTCAGCATCATGATGACGATACCGAGCAGTGTAACTAGCGATGTGATAAGCTGAGTTAAGCTTTGCTGCAGGGTAGAGCTGATCGTATCCACATCATTGGTGGCCCTACTCATGGTATCTCCGTGGCTGCGAGAATCGAAGAAGGAAAGAGGAACACGAGCCAATTTATCACTGATCTGCTTGCGTAGATTGAATACAATCTTCTGGGTAACACCGACCATGATCCTTTGTTGGATGTAGCTCAATATGGCGCTTAATACATAAAGTACAGCGAGTATAACAGAAATACGCAGAATGGCGTTAAAATCGATAGCTGCCCCGGGAAGTTTTTTTAGTTTAGCCATGGAACCTTCAAACAAAACGGTTGTGGCGTTGCCCATTAATTTCGGAGCAACAATGCTGAATACCGTACTCAATACAGCAGTGATCAAGACAAGCGTTAATGAGAGACGGAAGGGAAGCATGAAGCTGATTAATCGCTTTAGAGTCCCCTTAAAGTTTTTCGCTTTTTGTACGGGTCTTCCCATCGCTCCCATGCCTCCACGGCCAAAATGTCCGGGATGAACGCTAGGAGACGGTTTGTTCTGCTTTTCGCTCATGCAATCTCCTCCTCTGACAGCTGGGAAGCGACGATTTCCTGATATACCGAGCACGTCTTCAGCAGTTCTTGATGCGTGCCGATTCCCATAATGCTGCCCTCATCCAGCACAATGATCTGATCTGCATCCATGATGGTGCTGACGCGCTGAGCCACGATGATCATAGTTGCTTCTTGTATCTCAGCTTTTAGCGCAGCCCGAAGTTTAGCGTCTGTCTTAAAATCAAGAGCAGAGAAGCTATCATCAAATACAAAAATATCGGGCTTGCGCGCTAAAGCACGAGCGATAGATAGACGCTGCTTTTGACCTCCGGATAAGTTAGTACCTCCCTGAGCAAGAACGGATTGGTAGCCGTCTTTCATTTCGCCAATAAAATCGGACGCCTGGGCGATTTGTGCGGCGTGACGAATTTCATCTTCTGTGGCATCTTGCTTGCCAAAACGGATATTATCAGCAACAGTTCCTGAGAAGAGAAGTGCCTTTTGAGGCACATAACCAATATGTTCTCGAAGCTGGGCGAGGTCAAGCTTATTCAGTGGAACTCCGCCAACCTCAATCGAACCCTCGGTAGTATCGTAAAAACGTAAGAGCAGATTGATGAGTGTTGATTTGCCTGCACCTGTACCGCCTATGATCGCAGTTACCTGACCTGGCTCTGCCCGGAAGGAAATATCCCGAATCGCTGCTTGTTCAGCCCCTGGATAACTAAAGGTAACATGGCGAAATTCAACTGCACCTTTCCCAGCTGAGGACCCAAAAGATGAATTCGTTGCACCTGCGTTAACAGAAATGGAAGACGTGGTGGCAAATACTTCATTAATACGAACGGAGGAAGCCGATGCGCGTGGAATCATGACGAAAATCATGGTCATCATGAACATGGAGAACATAATTTGCATGGCATATTGAATGAAGGCCATCAGATCTCCGATCTCGATTTGATTATGGTCGATTCGAATACCGCCGTACCATAGAATCACGACCACACCTAGATTGAATACCAGCATCATGAGAGGCATCATGGTTGACATGATTACATTGACTTTAATGGCAGTTTGGGTGTAATCAAGGTTAGCCTTTTCGAATTTGGCCTGCTCATGTCCGGTTCGGTTGAAGGCGCGTATGACACGGATTCCAGTCAAATTCTCTCGCAGCACTAGGTTGATCTTGTCGATTTTGACCTGGAGAGATTTAAACAGAGGAATTCCTTTG
This genomic window from Paenibacillus hexagrammi contains:
- the lspA gene encoding signal peptidase II; translated protein: MKYYVYALIVFLLDQAAKWMIVKHIPLHEERSVIGQFFVITSHRNRGAAFGILQNQRWFFILITLIVVVGILWYIRRTIREGKVMLSFALSLLLGGALGNFLDRALFGEVVDFLQFTFDFTLFGKAIYYIYPIFNIADSAIVIGVILIFLDSLLAWRKEKKGAEHEQKPDLE
- a CDS encoding RluA family pseudouridine synthase, which gives rise to MSKNLISNESLASEPAEWVVSAEFDHERIDKFITESLEEEVSRTQVQQWVKDGHATVNGRTVKANYKLAEGDHIILTIPEPKAVELTGEPIPLEVVYEDSDVIVINKPRGLVVHPAPGHYSGTLVNALLYHCKDLSGINGELRPGIVHRIDKDTSGLIMAAKNDKAHASLAEQLKDHTVNRKYLALVHGNIEHEHGTIDAPIGRDSHDRKMYTVTDKNSKHAVTHFVVLERFGDFTLVELKLETGRTHQIRVHMKFIGQPLVGDPMYGKSKGMLMEGQALHAAVLGFIHPRTGEQLQFEAPLPEDMNSLLLSLRTT
- a CDS encoding aminotransferase A; the protein is MEHLINPEVRDIQISGIRKISNLVSTIPGALTLTIGQPDFPTPRHIIEAGQRALDENKTVYTANPGIIELRQAASAFVGRKYGQRYSAADEILVTVGASEAVDITLRTILTPGAEVILPAPIYPGYEPLIRLAGGIPVYVDTRSNNLKLTAELLEPHITPKTRCVILCYPSNPTGQVLSDQELADLAALLENKDIFVLSDEIYSELVYGQKHHSIATIRSMREKTIVINGLSKSHAMTGWRIGFTFAPAAITQHMVKVHQYNVSCASSVSQYAALEALTNGFDDALPMREAYVARRDYVYDRLTQMGFELDKPDGAFYLFPSITRFGLPSEQFAMRLLQEEHVAVVPGDAFTTFGEGYIRISYAYSHEVLEQSLDRLERFVNKLI
- a CDS encoding N-acetyldiaminopimelate deacetylase, translating into MASPFVELRRQLHQIPEPGFQEFKTQQLLLDYLDKLPQDRMTIRTWRTGILVHIAGTNPKRRFGYRADMDGLPIPEETSLPFPSLHPGYMHACGHDLHMSIGMGIAANFAHEPMEDDLIVIFQPAEEGPGGALPMLAAEELQDWKPDQIVALHIAPEYPVGTIATKPEILFANTSELFIDLLGKGGHAAYPHLANDMIVVGSQMVGQLHTIVARNVNPLDSAVITIGRMEAGTKQNIIAEKARLEGTIRTLSADSMAKVKKRIESVAAGIEQSFDCQVSIDYGSNYRQVYNDPALTLEFMDWLRGSESMRLIECTEAMTGEDFGYFLEQIPGFMFWLGVETPYGLHHAKLQPDEQAIDLAIDTVAAYLRYKSGQ
- the dapD gene encoding 2,3,4,5-tetrahydropyridine-2,6-dicarboxylate N-acetyltransferase is translated as MSEMNTLEIIQFIKESTKKTPVKVYVKGNLEDVNFGEGSQAFISGGSGVVFGEWSVISPVLEANKALIEDYVVEADRRNSAIPMLDLKGINARIEPGAVIRDKVHIGNNAVIMMGALINIGASVGDGTMIDMNAVLGGRAQVGKMCHIGAGAVVAGVIEPPSAQPCVIEDDVLIGANAVILEGVRIGKGSVVAAGAVVTQDVEEYTVVAGAPARVIKKVDDKTKSKTEILQDLRTL
- a CDS encoding ABC transporter ATP-binding protein; this encodes MSEKQNKPSPSVHPGHFGRGGMGAMGRPVQKAKNFKGTLKRLISFMLPFRLSLTLVLITAVLSTVFSIVAPKLMGNATTVLFEGSMAKLKKLPGAAIDFNAILRISVILAVLYVLSAILSYIQQRIMVGVTQKIVFNLRKQISDKLARVPLSFFDSRSHGDTMSRATNDVDTISSTLQQSLTQLITSLVTLLGIVIMMLTISPLLTLAAIIVLPLSILGTKMIASRSQNYFKGQQQALGQLNGHIEEMYTGHTIVKAFGHERKSIEQFNEINERLYHSGWKAQFISGLIFPLMSFINNIGYVLVSVIGGIMVTHGAVKIGDIQAFIQYSGQFGMPITQVANIANVIQSTIAAAERIFELLDEPEELQEPAQRKLSQQARGHVQFEHVAFSYKPEEPLIQDMNIHVKQGQTVAIVGPTGAGKTTIVNLLMRFYELGGGRILIDGIDAKTMSRSELRGLFGMVLQDTWLFGGTIRDNIAYGRDGATEDEIVSAAKAAYADHFIRTLPDGYDTILNEEASNLSHGQKQLLTIARAVLADPAILILDEATSSVDTRTEASIQRAMHSLMNGRTSFVIAHRLSTIRDADLILVMNHGSVVEQGTHEQLLERDGFYADLYNSQFAQKVSMDPS
- a CDS encoding ABC transporter ATP-binding protein — translated: MFTLFRLLKPYRLPLIAVIVLMLLQSLAQLYLPTLLSDIVDTGVVKGDVPFILKYGLYMLCVALGATVCVVIASYLLARSATGFGRDLRSKMFTHVESFSLGEFDKLSTSSLITRTTNDIAQVQQVIVMMRMFIGAPTMLIGGVIMAIYKDAQLSIVLISIIPILAFAIFAIMRKGIPLFKSLQVKIDKINLVLRENLTGIRVIRAFNRTGHEQAKFEKANLDYTQTAIKVNVIMSTMMPLMMLVFNLGVVVILWYGGIRIDHNQIEIGDLMAFIQYAMQIMFSMFMMTMIFVMIPRASASSVRINEVFATTSSISVNAGATNSSFGSSAGKGAVEFRHVTFSYPGAEQAAIRDISFRAEPGQVTAIIGGTGAGKSTLINLLLRFYDTTEGSIEVGGVPLNKLDLAQLREHIGYVPQKALLFSGTVADNIRFGKQDATEDEIRHAAQIAQASDFIGEMKDGYQSVLAQGGTNLSGGQKQRLSIARALARKPDIFVFDDSFSALDFKTDAKLRAALKAEIQEATMIIVAQRVSTIMDADQIIVLDEGSIMGIGTHQELLKTCSVYQEIVASQLSEEEIA